From Acidimicrobiales bacterium, the proteins below share one genomic window:
- a CDS encoding TldD/PmbA family protein translates to MSGNAAPTPQELVEAGLAASTADACIVLVEVSASANLRWANNTLTTNGLMHGGDITAVSFVDGAQGTASASVSRSGTTLDAVRDVVGAADAAAREADAAEDAAPMVEGDADVDWPDPPATTSIGVFATFAPALGEAFGRAGAAGRVLYGYVEHTVDTVYLGSTTGLRRRHVQPTGHVGVTGKSSDLTRSAWVGQATRDFSDVDALALDAELERRLGWAERSIDLPAGRYPTILPPAAVADLMIYAYWVAGGRDAHEGQTVFSKPGGGTRVGERLSGRPVRISSDPAAPGLECAPFALASSSSSEASVFDNGLPLGPTDWVADGTLRSLIQTRHSAGLTGLPLTPGIDNLLVSVDGATGGVDDLVAGLDDGLLLTCLWYIREVDPQTLLLTGLTRDGVYRVEGGEITGAVNNFRFNESPVALLDRFTAASATAPSFSREWGDYFPRTATPALLVPDFNMSSVSQAQ, encoded by the coding sequence ATGAGCGGGAACGCCGCTCCGACCCCCCAGGAGCTGGTCGAGGCCGGACTGGCCGCCTCCACCGCCGACGCCTGCATCGTGCTCGTCGAGGTGTCCGCCAGCGCCAACCTGCGGTGGGCCAACAACACCCTCACCACCAACGGTCTCATGCACGGCGGGGACATCACCGCCGTCTCGTTCGTGGACGGTGCCCAGGGGACCGCCAGCGCCTCGGTGTCGCGCAGCGGCACGACCCTCGACGCCGTGCGGGACGTGGTCGGGGCCGCAGATGCCGCCGCCCGGGAGGCCGACGCCGCGGAGGACGCCGCCCCGATGGTGGAGGGCGACGCCGACGTCGACTGGCCGGACCCGCCCGCCACCACCTCCATCGGGGTGTTCGCCACCTTCGCGCCCGCGCTGGGCGAGGCCTTCGGAAGGGCCGGTGCCGCCGGCCGGGTGCTCTACGGCTACGTCGAGCACACCGTCGACACCGTCTACCTCGGCTCGACCACCGGGCTGCGCCGCCGCCACGTGCAGCCCACCGGCCACGTCGGGGTCACCGGGAAGTCCTCCGACCTCACCCGCTCGGCCTGGGTGGGCCAGGCCACGCGTGACTTCAGCGACGTCGACGCGCTCGCCCTCGACGCCGAGCTCGAGCGCCGCCTCGGTTGGGCCGAGCGCAGCATCGACCTGCCCGCCGGCCGCTACCCGACGATCCTGCCGCCCGCCGCCGTGGCCGACCTCATGATCTACGCCTATTGGGTCGCCGGCGGCCGCGACGCCCACGAGGGCCAGACCGTGTTCTCGAAGCCTGGGGGCGGCACCCGGGTGGGCGAGCGTCTCTCGGGACGGCCCGTGCGCATCTCGTCGGACCCCGCGGCGCCCGGTCTCGAGTGCGCGCCGTTCGCCCTCGCCTCGTCGTCGAGCAGCGAGGCCAGCGTGTTCGACAACGGCCTGCCCCTCGGGCCCACCGACTGGGTGGCCGATGGCACCCTCCGGTCCCTGATCCAGACCCGCCACTCGGCCGGGCTCACCGGTCTCCCGCTCACGCCCGGCATCGACAACCTGCTGGTGTCGGTCGACGGCGCCACCGGCGGGGTGGACGACCTCGTGGCCGGCCTCGACGACGGCCTGCTCCTCACCTGCCTCTGGTACATCCGCGAGGTGGACCCCCAGACCCTGCTCCTCACCGGCCTCACCCGCGACGGCGTCTACCGCGTCGAGGGCGGCGAGATCACGGGCGCGGTCAACAACTTCCGCTTCAACGAGAGCCCCGTTGCCCTGCTCGACCGCTTCACCGCCGCCTCGGCCACCGCCCCATCGTTCTCACGGGAGTGGGGCGACTACTTCCCCCGCACCGCCACGCCGGCACTGCTCGTGCCCGACTTCAACATGTCGAGCGTCAGCCAGGCCCAGTAG
- a CDS encoding acetate--CoA ligase family protein, whose translation MSPEPPVDVTGRARARRELDLDRFFHPRTIAVVGASDTPGRPAATMFARIRAWAEAHDAAVHPVNPNRREVGGVPCFATIADVPGDIDLAAILVGDAVAAFREVADRGARFAVVFAAGFAEAGPDGVARQTDLAELVQRSDTRLLGPNTNLNAFETFRTDLPGAAIALITQSGHQGRPVFQAQDLGIALSHWAPVGNEVDLEAADFIRYFVDQPEVGVVAAYVEGFKDGRTFALAADHAARHDTPIVVVKVGRTDEGRSMAQSHTGHLAGSDAVTDAVLRQYGVTRVDGLDELIDTAALFARTPRRSAVARSGRPLGVCIYAISGGTGAHLADLAAAAGLHLPELAPATQARLHEWIPAELRVANPVDSGGPPSADERGRKILDALIADPNVDVIVCPITGAVPSLSGPLAADLVAAAATTDKPICVIWGSPVGDEPDYREVLLGSRLPVFRTFQNCVRAVKALDDHQAFLERYRSPFARPARRRSPAARTVEPLLAGSGALSEHRSKAVLAAYGIQVTADRLAGSRAEAVRAAASIDGPVVLKVSSPALDHKSDLGLVRLGVAGPAAVRRAYGELLEKAAAEAPGAAVEGVLVCPMMTGGVETVVGVADDPVFGPTVLFGLGGVFVEVLGDVNFRVPPFDRAEARRMVHEVKGFPLLAGARGRPKADLGALVDVLLKVQRLAVDHAGSLVELDINPLLVLPKGAVALDALVVTR comes from the coding sequence ATGTCGCCCGAGCCGCCGGTGGACGTGACGGGCCGGGCGAGGGCGCGGCGCGAGCTCGACCTGGATCGCTTCTTCCACCCGCGGACCATCGCAGTGGTCGGCGCCTCGGACACCCCGGGTCGGCCGGCGGCGACGATGTTCGCCAGGATCCGGGCGTGGGCCGAGGCCCACGACGCCGCCGTGCACCCGGTGAACCCGAACCGCCGCGAGGTCGGCGGCGTGCCCTGCTTCGCCACCATCGCCGACGTCCCCGGCGACATCGATCTCGCCGCCATCCTCGTAGGCGACGCCGTGGCCGCCTTCCGGGAGGTCGCAGACCGCGGCGCCCGCTTCGCCGTCGTCTTCGCGGCAGGGTTCGCCGAGGCCGGGCCCGACGGCGTCGCCCGCCAGACCGACCTGGCCGAGCTCGTGCAGCGCAGCGACACACGCCTGCTGGGGCCCAACACGAACCTGAATGCCTTCGAGACGTTCCGCACGGACCTCCCGGGCGCGGCCATCGCCCTGATCACCCAGAGCGGCCACCAGGGCCGGCCGGTCTTCCAGGCCCAGGACCTCGGCATCGCGCTCTCCCACTGGGCGCCCGTGGGCAACGAGGTGGACCTCGAGGCGGCCGACTTCATCCGGTACTTCGTGGACCAGCCCGAGGTCGGCGTGGTCGCCGCCTACGTCGAGGGCTTCAAGGACGGACGCACCTTCGCCCTGGCCGCCGACCATGCCGCCCGCCACGACACACCCATCGTGGTCGTCAAGGTCGGCCGCACCGACGAGGGACGTTCCATGGCGCAGTCCCACACCGGGCATCTCGCCGGTTCGGACGCGGTCACCGACGCCGTGCTCCGCCAGTACGGCGTGACCCGGGTGGACGGCCTCGACGAGCTCATCGACACCGCCGCCCTGTTCGCCCGCACCCCGCGGCGGTCGGCCGTGGCCCGATCGGGCCGGCCGCTCGGAGTGTGCATCTACGCCATCTCCGGCGGCACCGGAGCGCACCTCGCCGACCTCGCCGCGGCCGCCGGCCTGCACCTGCCCGAGCTGGCGCCCGCCACCCAGGCCCGGCTGCACGAGTGGATCCCCGCGGAGCTCCGTGTGGCCAACCCCGTCGACAGCGGCGGGCCGCCGTCGGCCGATGAGCGGGGGCGCAAGATCCTCGACGCTCTCATTGCCGACCCAAACGTCGACGTGATCGTCTGCCCCATCACGGGTGCGGTGCCGTCGCTCAGCGGCCCGCTCGCCGCCGACCTCGTCGCCGCGGCGGCCACCACGGACAAGCCGATCTGCGTCATCTGGGGCTCGCCGGTCGGCGACGAACCGGACTACCGCGAGGTGCTGCTGGGGTCGCGCCTGCCCGTGTTCCGCACGTTCCAGAACTGCGTCCGTGCCGTCAAGGCGCTGGACGACCACCAGGCCTTCCTCGAGCGCTACCGGTCCCCGTTCGCCCGGCCCGCCCGCCGACGGTCCCCCGCGGCCCGAACGGTCGAGCCGCTGCTGGCCGGCAGCGGCGCCCTCTCCGAGCACCGATCGAAAGCGGTGCTCGCCGCCTACGGGATCCAGGTCACGGCCGACCGGCTCGCCGGGTCCCGTGCGGAGGCCGTGCGGGCCGCGGCGTCGATCGACGGCCCCGTGGTACTGAAGGTGTCGTCGCCGGCGCTCGACCACAAGTCCGATCTCGGCCTCGTCCGCCTCGGCGTCGCCGGGCCCGCGGCGGTGCGACGCGCCTACGGCGAACTGCTCGAGAAGGCTGCCGCGGAGGCACCGGGTGCCGCCGTCGAAGGCGTCCTGGTGTGCCCGATGATGACGGGCGGGGTCGAGACGGTGGTCGGCGTCGCCGACGACCCCGTCTTCGGGCCCACGGTCCTGTTCGGCCTGGGAGGCGTGTTCGTCGAGGTGCTCGGCGACGTGAACTTCCGCGTCCCGCCGTTCGACCGGGCCGAGGCCCGCCGCATGGTGCACGAGGTGAAGGGGTTCCCCCTCCTCGCCGGTGCCCGCGGCCGCCCGAAGGCCGACCTGGGTGCGCTGGTCGACGTGCTCCTGAAGGTGCAGCGCCTCGCCGTGGACCACGCCGGGTCCCTGGTCGAGCTCGACATCAACCCTCTGTTGGTCCTCCCGAAGGGCGCCGTCGCGCTCGACGCCCTCGTCGTCACCCGCTGA
- a CDS encoding acetoacetate decarboxylase family protein produces MDATTVWGQIQGREITFPMEVAEMNAATLLFTVPAEAAAALLPGEAFEVVEVAPGQAQLVIAACDYRQNPWGDYNELNFGFLVRPVGAADDVIGSFVYRMPVNQEFTSEAGNKVMGFPKTVEVLDADYTDTTVSFRLTMGGHFTIALTLPRAEPLDEPERLETDSYSYVEGVAYATPLSMDMATGFVDPAEVGIELGDGPVADELRSLGLPKAPDLATWGEGLSATFLLGQPV; encoded by the coding sequence ATGGACGCGACGACGGTGTGGGGCCAGATCCAGGGTCGGGAGATCACGTTCCCGATGGAGGTGGCCGAGATGAACGCGGCCACCCTGCTGTTCACGGTGCCCGCCGAGGCCGCCGCCGCCCTGCTGCCCGGCGAGGCCTTCGAGGTGGTCGAGGTTGCCCCGGGTCAGGCCCAGCTCGTCATCGCCGCCTGCGACTACCGCCAGAACCCCTGGGGTGACTACAACGAGCTGAACTTCGGATTCCTCGTCCGGCCCGTGGGTGCCGCCGACGACGTGATCGGCTCGTTCGTCTACCGCATGCCGGTGAACCAGGAGTTCACCTCAGAGGCGGGCAACAAGGTCATGGGCTTCCCCAAGACCGTCGAGGTGCTCGACGCCGACTACACCGACACGACGGTGTCGTTCCGCCTGACCATGGGCGGGCACTTCACCATCGCCCTCACCCTGCCGCGGGCCGAGCCCCTCGACGAGCCCGAGCGCCTCGAGACCGACAGCTACTCGTACGTCGAGGGCGTGGCCTACGCCACGCCGCTGTCCATGGACATGGCCACCGGCTTCGTCGACCCGGCCGAGGTGGGCATCGAATTGGGTGACGGCCCCGTGGCCGACGAGTTGCGGTCCCTCGGCCTACCCAAGGCCCCCGACCTGGCCACCTGGGGCGAGGGCCTCTCGGCCACCTTCCTCCTCGGCCAGCCCGTGTGA
- a CDS encoding amidohydrolase → MRTEDLILVSVDDHVVEPPDLFEGRLAAKYADLAPRVVTKDDGTDVWSYEGQELPNIGLNAVAGRPPAEYGIEPTAFAEMRAGCYDIHQRVADMNANGVLGSMCFPSFPQFCGQLFARTEDKDVALAMLRAYNDWHIDDWCGAYPGRFIPLALPAIWDPELMAAEVRRVAAKGCRAITFSENPEKLGWPSFHSPHWDPFWQACTDEGTVVCLHIGSSSQMVVTSMEAPINVMITLQPMNMVQAAADLLWSRVLTKFPKVRFALSEGGIGWIPYFLERADYVYKHHKAWTGSDFGDQLPSEVFLDRVITCFIDDRFGLENRHAIGVEHICWECDYPHSDSTWPQSPELLAATLEGIPDDEIDAMTHGNAIREFHYDPFAHRPRERCTVGALRAEATGVDVSERSSGKPVVAPEAPITIASIIEAAAGASGNR, encoded by the coding sequence GTGCGCACCGAGGACCTGATCCTGGTCAGCGTCGACGACCACGTGGTCGAGCCGCCCGACCTCTTCGAGGGCCGGCTGGCGGCGAAGTACGCCGACCTCGCCCCGCGGGTCGTCACCAAGGACGACGGCACCGACGTCTGGAGCTACGAGGGTCAGGAGCTGCCCAACATCGGCCTGAACGCCGTCGCGGGCCGACCGCCAGCGGAGTACGGCATCGAGCCCACGGCCTTCGCCGAGATGCGGGCCGGTTGCTACGACATCCACCAGCGCGTGGCCGACATGAACGCCAACGGCGTGCTGGGCTCGATGTGCTTCCCCTCGTTCCCGCAGTTCTGCGGTCAGCTCTTCGCCCGCACCGAGGACAAGGACGTGGCCCTGGCCATGCTCCGGGCCTACAACGACTGGCACATCGACGACTGGTGCGGCGCCTACCCGGGCCGCTTCATCCCCCTCGCCCTTCCCGCCATCTGGGACCCCGAGCTCATGGCCGCCGAGGTGCGCCGCGTGGCGGCCAAGGGGTGCCGGGCCATCACCTTCTCGGAGAACCCCGAGAAGCTGGGCTGGCCCAGCTTCCACTCGCCCCACTGGGACCCGTTCTGGCAGGCGTGCACCGACGAGGGGACGGTCGTGTGCCTGCACATCGGCTCGTCCTCGCAGATGGTGGTGACCTCGATGGAGGCCCCCATCAACGTGATGATCACGCTCCAGCCCATGAACATGGTGCAGGCCGCGGCCGACCTCCTCTGGTCGCGCGTGCTGACGAAGTTCCCGAAGGTGCGCTTCGCGCTGTCGGAGGGTGGCATCGGGTGGATCCCGTACTTCCTCGAACGGGCCGACTACGTCTACAAGCACCACAAGGCCTGGACGGGCAGTGACTTCGGCGATCAGCTCCCCAGTGAGGTGTTCCTCGACCGGGTCATCACCTGCTTCATCGACGACCGGTTCGGACTGGAGAACCGCCACGCCATCGGGGTCGAGCACATCTGCTGGGAGTGCGACTACCCCCACTCGGACTCGACGTGGCCGCAGTCGCCCGAGCTGCTCGCGGCAACGCTCGAGGGCATCCCCGATGACGAGATCGACGCGATGACCCACGGCAACGCCATCCGCGAGTTCCACTACGACCCGTTCGCCCACCGTCCCCGCGAGCGGTGCACCGTCGGAGCCCTGCGGGCCGAGGCCACCGGCGTCGACGTGAGCGAGCGGTCCTCGGGCAAGCCCGTGGTCGCCCCGGAGGCACCCATCACCATCGCCTCGATCATCGAGGCGGCGGCGGGGGCTTCTGGCAATCGCTGA
- a CDS encoding S-layer homology domain-containing protein: MKRRGRRRDLLVAGITALALAPVAVLGLAAPVPSAAAPAAPAAAPTLVTPGTGPDGTCEAAGLVVAGVIDGATLCSTGPEPGVGPVPPGAAPTEATAGIQCYGDGTSGARVQLVYAHPSGVNRLSALRATMRTRAAQMETIFNASAGQTGGQRHIRWVTDANCNLEILDVLIPASQVPATAFSALMSTMVSKGFSDPDRKYVIWAETSNAKPTTCSGLGTLWYDAQPTALNWNDARTGYARLDETCLRSGFDGRTEAHELMHTIGGVQPTAPNATPSGHCRDEGDRMCYDDDGAGPVRMRSVCSSGNELRFDCGHDDYFAVNAACGAGGWLASRWNTADSRWLESVPGGSLAPPANDRAAAATPLSGYAGSVATSNAGATQELGEKSPAGKPGGRSIWFSWTAPVTGPMAFDTCGSDTDTLLGVFTGSATSLANLVSRGEGDDDGQLGQQSRVTFDATAGTTYLVQVDGRGGDQGPVTVRWGAPYHGYSDVPLGAWYEASVNWVKRFALLDPQPGGGFGPKVAMTRSQVVTMLWRLADRPAARSQASFGDVPVTAAYRPALNWAAQEGIVAPYPDGTFHPNATVKRGHFADMLWRLAGSPSAGAPAGFGDVAASSKLAPAVGWAAAESLVTPYPDGTFRPKKALTRQQIASILFDFASSADAWGAYPAALPSTVVFRH, from the coding sequence GTGAAACGACGCGGACGGCGGCGCGACCTCCTGGTCGCCGGCATCACCGCGCTGGCCCTCGCGCCGGTGGCGGTGCTCGGCCTCGCCGCGCCCGTGCCCTCCGCTGCGGCGCCGGCGGCGCCTGCCGCCGCACCGACCCTGGTGACGCCCGGGACCGGCCCCGACGGCACGTGTGAGGCCGCCGGGCTCGTCGTGGCCGGGGTGATCGACGGGGCCACGCTCTGCTCGACCGGCCCCGAGCCCGGCGTGGGACCCGTGCCGCCTGGCGCCGCGCCCACCGAGGCCACCGCCGGCATCCAGTGCTACGGCGACGGCACGAGTGGGGCCCGCGTGCAACTGGTCTACGCCCACCCGTCGGGGGTGAACCGGCTGTCGGCCCTTCGGGCCACGATGCGCACCCGCGCCGCGCAGATGGAGACCATCTTCAACGCCAGTGCCGGCCAGACCGGTGGCCAGCGCCACATCCGATGGGTCACCGACGCCAACTGCAACCTCGAGATCCTCGACGTGCTCATCCCCGCAAGCCAGGTGCCGGCGACAGCCTTCAGCGCGCTCATGTCCACCATGGTCTCGAAGGGGTTCAGCGACCCCGACCGCAAGTACGTCATCTGGGCCGAGACGAGCAATGCCAAGCCGACCACCTGTTCGGGGCTGGGAACGCTGTGGTACGACGCCCAGCCGACGGCGCTGAACTGGAACGACGCCCGCACGGGCTACGCCCGCCTCGATGAGACCTGCCTGCGCTCGGGCTTCGACGGTCGTACCGAGGCCCACGAGCTCATGCACACCATCGGGGGCGTGCAGCCGACCGCGCCGAATGCGACGCCGAGCGGGCACTGCCGCGACGAGGGTGACCGCATGTGTTACGACGACGACGGCGCCGGTCCGGTGCGGATGCGGTCGGTCTGCTCGTCGGGCAACGAGCTCCGCTTCGACTGCGGCCATGACGACTACTTCGCCGTGAACGCCGCCTGCGGGGCGGGCGGGTGGCTCGCCTCGCGCTGGAACACGGCCGACAGCCGTTGGCTCGAGTCCGTGCCCGGTGGGTCGCTGGCCCCTCCGGCCAACGACCGGGCCGCCGCCGCGACCCCGCTGTCGGGGTACGCGGGGTCGGTGGCCACGTCGAACGCCGGCGCCACCCAGGAGCTCGGCGAGAAGTCGCCCGCGGGAAAGCCTGGTGGTCGGTCGATCTGGTTCTCGTGGACCGCCCCGGTCACGGGCCCGATGGCCTTCGACACCTGCGGCAGCGACACCGACACCCTGCTCGGCGTCTTCACCGGATCGGCGACGTCCCTGGCCAATCTGGTGTCTCGTGGTGAGGGCGACGACGACGGCCAGCTCGGCCAGCAGTCCCGGGTGACGTTCGACGCCACGGCCGGGACCACCTACCTGGTGCAGGTCGACGGGCGCGGTGGGGATCAGGGCCCGGTCACCGTCCGGTGGGGGGCGCCGTACCACGGCTACTCCGACGTGCCCCTGGGGGCCTGGTACGAGGCATCGGTCAACTGGGTCAAGCGCTTCGCGCTGCTCGATCCCCAGCCCGGCGGTGGGTTCGGCCCGAAGGTCGCGATGACCAGAAGCCAGGTCGTCACCATGCTCTGGCGCCTCGCCGATCGCCCCGCCGCTCGCAGCCAGGCCTCTTTCGGGGACGTGCCCGTCACCGCCGCCTACCGTCCCGCGTTGAACTGGGCCGCGCAGGAGGGGATCGTGGCCCCGTACCCCGACGGGACGTTCCACCCGAACGCCACGGTCAAGCGCGGGCACTTCGCCGACATGCTCTGGCGTCTCGCGGGCTCGCCGTCCGCCGGCGCGCCGGCCGGCTTCGGGGATGTCGCGGCGTCGAGCAAGCTGGCGCCGGCGGTCGGCTGGGCCGCCGCCGAGTCTCTGGTGACGCCGTACCCCGACGGGACGTTCCGTCCGAAGAAGGCGCTCACCCGTCAGCAGATCGCCTCCATCCTGTTCGACTTCGCCTCGAGCGCGGACGCGTGGGGCGCCTATCCGGCTGCCCTGCCCTCGACCGTGGTGTTCCGCCACTGA
- a CDS encoding PaaI family thioesterase, translating to MADDGANPYGLSDEVIAALEARFRATPLHALLGLEFLERTDEHVVVSMPVRNEAFGSTGNLHGGAIATLIDVAAASAAARSSSFVPGQNTLVTADLHVRYLGRPKGDVVRAVATVVRAGRQLVVVECRVLDPEDRVIAVADFAGMVVPLRDPLLPGAEPDRSAPEL from the coding sequence ATGGCCGACGACGGCGCCAACCCCTACGGCCTCAGCGACGAGGTGATCGCGGCGCTGGAGGCCCGCTTCCGGGCCACCCCGCTGCACGCTCTGCTGGGCCTCGAGTTCCTCGAACGCACCGACGAGCACGTGGTGGTGTCCATGCCGGTGCGCAACGAGGCCTTCGGCAGCACCGGGAACCTCCATGGCGGCGCCATCGCCACGCTCATCGACGTCGCGGCCGCGTCCGCCGCGGCCCGCAGCAGCTCGTTCGTGCCCGGCCAGAACACGTTGGTCACCGCCGACCTGCATGTCCGCTACCTCGGCCGTCCCAAGGGAGACGTCGTGCGGGCCGTGGCCACCGTGGTGCGGGCGGGCCGCCAGCTCGTCGTGGTCGAGTGTCGTGTGCTCGACCCCGAGGACCGCGTGATCGCGGTGGCGGACTTCGCCGGCATGGTCGTGCCGCTCCGCGACCCGCTGCTGCCCGGCGCCGAGCCCGACCGGAGCGCTCCCGAGCTCTGA
- a CDS encoding FAD-binding protein: MHPLRIAVLVKQIPKVEAMVLGDDGRLVREGLPLEMNAYCRRAVAIGAELAAATGGTVTALTLGPPSAEDTLREAIAWIEERGVPVEGVHLCDPAFAGSDTLVTAQALAAALQRHEAFDLVLAGRNSVDADTGQVGPELAQLLDLAFVAGVRELALVDGAVSVRLEHDDEWVEATVSLPAVLSVAERLTDPAKVPPEGRAAVASDRITSVTAAELGPGPWGAAASPTSVGDVRSLEVERLRRRLAGSVEDQVAEAVAVLADRGVLEGAADGPSETVAPPAGAGGPAGPAVAVVVEPDRVRLTRELLGAAARLASELGGRVVALGTNLPPVEDLGTWGVDEAVTVTGALVEEDVAAGVAEWVAARGPWAVLAPSTAWGREVASRVAAALGAGLTGDAVGLTIEDEPASEPEGAGAGTGGRLVAWKPAFGGLLVAAVRSTSPVQLVTVRAGVLPLLEGREPVPVATGTVGVTPRGRVVVHGRHREDDAEALASADVVIGIGQGIDPAHYAELEPLRRALGAELAATRKVTDKGWLPRARQLGITGHSIAPRLYVALGLSGKFNHTMGVRSSGTILAVNPDPEALIFEWADLAIVGDWREVAPLLVERLEEAARDGAAGTEH, from the coding sequence GTGCATCCGCTGCGCATCGCCGTGCTGGTCAAGCAGATCCCCAAGGTCGAGGCCATGGTCCTCGGCGACGACGGCCGCCTGGTGCGCGAAGGACTGCCCCTGGAGATGAACGCCTACTGCCGTCGCGCGGTGGCCATCGGGGCCGAACTCGCCGCGGCCACGGGGGGCACGGTGACCGCGCTCACCCTCGGGCCACCCTCGGCCGAGGACACGCTGCGGGAGGCCATCGCCTGGATCGAGGAGCGGGGGGTGCCCGTCGAGGGGGTGCACCTCTGCGACCCGGCCTTCGCCGGCTCGGACACGCTCGTCACGGCGCAGGCGCTCGCCGCCGCCCTGCAGCGCCACGAGGCCTTCGACCTCGTCCTGGCCGGCCGCAACTCGGTCGACGCCGACACGGGGCAGGTCGGACCCGAGCTCGCCCAGCTGCTCGACCTCGCGTTCGTGGCCGGCGTGCGCGAGCTCGCCCTCGTCGACGGCGCCGTGAGCGTCCGGCTCGAGCACGACGACGAATGGGTCGAGGCCACGGTGTCGTTGCCGGCGGTGCTCTCCGTGGCCGAGCGCCTCACCGATCCGGCGAAGGTGCCGCCCGAGGGCCGCGCCGCGGTCGCTTCGGACCGCATCACCTCGGTCACCGCCGCCGAGCTCGGCCCGGGTCCGTGGGGCGCGGCGGCGAGCCCGACCTCGGTCGGCGACGTGCGCTCGCTCGAGGTCGAGCGCCTGCGTCGGCGCCTCGCCGGCTCCGTCGAGGACCAGGTGGCGGAAGCGGTCGCCGTGCTCGCCGACCGGGGCGTGCTCGAGGGCGCCGCCGACGGTCCGTCCGAGACCGTCGCCCCACCCGCAGGCGCCGGCGGTCCCGCTGGTCCTGCGGTGGCCGTTGTGGTCGAGCCCGACCGCGTCCGCCTCACCCGGGAGCTGCTCGGCGCGGCCGCTCGGCTGGCGTCCGAGCTGGGGGGCCGGGTGGTGGCCCTTGGCACCAACCTGCCCCCGGTCGAAGACCTCGGGACGTGGGGCGTGGACGAGGCGGTCACCGTCACGGGCGCCCTGGTCGAAGAGGACGTGGCCGCCGGGGTCGCCGAGTGGGTCGCCGCCCGTGGGCCCTGGGCGGTCCTCGCGCCCAGCACCGCATGGGGCCGCGAGGTCGCCTCCCGGGTGGCGGCCGCCCTGGGGGCCGGGCTCACCGGCGACGCGGTCGGGCTCACCATCGAGGACGAACCGGCGTCGGAGCCCGAGGGCGCCGGCGCCGGCACGGGCGGTCGCCTCGTGGCGTGGAAGCCGGCGTTCGGCGGCCTGCTCGTGGCGGCGGTGCGCTCGACGTCCCCGGTCCAGCTCGTCACGGTGCGCGCCGGGGTGCTGCCCCTCCTCGAGGGTCGAGAGCCGGTGCCGGTGGCCACGGGGACGGTCGGCGTGACGCCACGGGGCCGGGTGGTGGTGCACGGCCGTCACCGGGAGGACGATGCCGAGGCGCTCGCGTCGGCGGACGTCGTCATCGGCATCGGCCAGGGCATCGATCCGGCCCACTACGCCGAGCTGGAGCCCCTGCGCCGGGCGTTGGGCGCGGAACTGGCCGCCACGAGGAAGGTGACAGACAAGGGGTGGTTGCCGCGGGCCCGTCAGCTCGGGATCACCGGTCACAGCATCGCCCCGCGGCTGTACGTGGCGCTCGGCCTGAGTGGGAAGTTCAACCACACGATGGGCGTGCGCAGCTCGGGCACCATCCTCGCGGTGAACCCCGACCCCGAGGCGCTCATCTTCGAGTGGGCCGACCTGGCCATCGTCGGGGACTGGCGGGAGGTCGCCCCCCTGCTCGTGGAGCGTCTCGAGGAGGCGGCCCGCGACGGCGCCGCCGGAACGGAGCACTGA
- a CDS encoding class II aldolase/adducin family protein: MSDADDAVFAAVLAAAKTMYAKGLVEGTSGNVSGRLSDGNVVMTPSSLAYDPMVLDDLVVVDLDGEKVAGERSATSEKSLHLACYRAHPEVMGVIHAHPKHASMFALVHQPIPAAVEEFVVFIGGEVRVCDYRTTGTDELAEVVAAGLGDRSATLMANHGMVTVGKNVDDALHAALVVEHNAHIVWGARALGELVPIPEEVNANFANIYDFVRKNMWGA; this comes from the coding sequence ATGTCGGATGCAGACGACGCGGTGTTCGCCGCCGTGCTGGCGGCGGCCAAGACCATGTACGCCAAGGGCCTGGTCGAGGGCACGTCGGGCAACGTGTCCGGCCGGCTGTCGGACGGCAACGTGGTGATGACGCCGTCGTCACTGGCCTACGACCCCATGGTCCTCGACGACCTGGTCGTGGTGGACCTCGACGGCGAGAAGGTGGCCGGCGAGCGCAGCGCCACCTCCGAGAAGTCGCTGCACCTGGCCTGCTACCGGGCCCATCCCGAGGTGATGGGCGTGATCCACGCGCACCCGAAGCACGCCTCGATGTTCGCCTTGGTGCACCAGCCCATCCCCGCCGCAGTGGAGGAGTTCGTCGTGTTCATCGGCGGCGAGGTACGGGTGTGCGACTACCGCACCACCGGCACCGACGAGCTCGCCGAGGTGGTGGCCGCCGGCCTCGGCGACCGCAGCGCCACGCTCATGGCCAACCACGGGATGGTGACCGTCGGCAAGAACGTCGACGACGCCCTGCACGCCGCGCTCGTGGTCGAGCACAACGCCCACATCGTGTGGGGTGCCCGAGCGCTCGGCGAGCTGGTGCCCATCCCCGAAGAGGTCAACGCCAACTTCGCCAACATCTACGACTTCGTGCGCAAGAACATGTGGGGCGCCTGA